In Tubulanus polymorphus chromosome 2, tnTubPoly1.2, whole genome shotgun sequence, a single window of DNA contains:
- the LOC141898927 gene encoding uncharacterized protein LOC141898927: protein MWSDSQSVLYRISTEKPLNLHSNSLWWHGPKWLVSGSHPTWSPYSAFISAMEVGTDVNSVKGAVPREKVGVTEIVDATRMSSLRKLLRVTAWVRRIIDNTRGGQVKVKTPIIRQLQLYMDVEGLIRSRGRIDNADIASSTKYPCLLPKLHAFSNLVIKDAHEKVFHLGVNSTVSYIRQMYWIPCIRQLVKSRLRQCVICRRFNSRPFRFPDPPPLPVNRVARVPAFFYTGLDYAGPFNVRTPSTIGKAYICLFTCSVSRGVHLEAKEFISQNGVSWNFIPKRAPWVGGYWEGLVGVVKSVLKKIVGRALLTIDEFRTVITEVESVVNDRPLTYLSSDPSDENPLTPSQLMVGRRVTSLPHSYVAPGELEDPDFELKPCVAESRSKHLSVIMQHFSNRWAREYLASLREYYQQKAGKNELFISRGDVVLIEDEEPRSKWQMGVVTDLHYGRDSLVRFVSLRTKNGSTNRSISKLYPLEVREATKGDVSRPQSGRDAEVDDSDAEVLLSRLPRGAATKARDKIRRIAHDEESEEDD, encoded by the exons ATGTGGTCGGACAGCCAATCTGTACTGTACAGGATTTCTACTGAGAAACCATTGAACCTACATAGTAATTCGTTATGGTGGCATGGACCAAAATGGTTGGTTTCTGGGAGTCATCCGACATGGTCGCCATATTCAGCATTTATTTCTGCTATGGAAGTGGGTACTGATGTGAACTCAGTTAAGGGAGCCGTTCCACGTGAAAAAGTTGGTGTTACTGAAATAGTGGATGCGACTAGGATGTCGAGTCTCCGCAAGTTGTTGCGCGTCACCGCCTGGGTGCGTCGAATTATTGACAATACGCGAG GAGGTCAGGTGAAAGTCAAAACTCCGATAATCCGTCAATTGCAGCTTTATATGGACGTAGAAGGGCTTATACGCTCTCGCGGTAGAATCGATAACGCTGATATTGCTTCTTCTACGAAATATCCGTGTCTGCTGCCGAAGTTACATGCATTTAGTAATCTCGTTATCAAAGATGCGCATGAGAAGGTATTCCACCTGGGAGTAAATTCTACTGTATCGTACATACGTCAGATGTACTGGATACCGTGCATCCGTCAACTGGTTAAAAGTCGCCTCCGTCAATGTGTCATTTGTCGTAGATTCAACAGCCGTCCGTTCCGTTTTCCGGATCCTCCACCGCTACCAGTAAATAGAGTTGCTCGAGTTCCAGCGTTCTTTTATACCGGACTGGATTATGCTGGACCGTTTAACGTCAGAACTCCGTCTACTATCGGAAAGGCATATATTTGTCTTTTTACGTGTTCGGTTAGTCGTGGTGTACATCTCGAG GCTAAGGAGTTTATTAGTCAAAACGGCGTATCGTGGAATTTTATACCGAAACGTGCCCCCTGGGTCGGAGGCTATTGGGAGGGCTTAGTAGGAGTCGTGAAGAGTGTTTTGAAGAAAATCGTTGGTCGAGCGCTTTTAACTATCGATGAGTTTCGAACCGTCATAACCGAAGTAGAAAGCGTCGTGAACGATCGTCCGTTAACCTATTTGTCGTCAGACCCGTCGGATGAGAATCCTCTAACTCCGTCTCAGCTTATGGTTGGTAGGCGTGTCACCTCATTGCCGCATTCGTATGTGGCCCCGGGGGAATTAGAGGACCCAGACTTTGAGCTGAAGCCTTGCGTCGCAGAATCGAGATCGAAACATCTGTCTGTAATTATGCAGCACTTTTCGAATAGATGGGCGCGAGAGTACTTGGCGTCTTTGCGTGAATACTATCAACAGAAAGCCGGCAAGAATGAACTATTCATAAGTCGCGGAGATGTTGTGCTGATCGAGGATGAAGAGCCAAGGTCAAAGTGGCAGATGGGTGTCGTTACAGATCTGCATTATGGTAGAGACAGTTTAGTACGTTTCGTGTCACTACGTACTAAGAATGGTTCAACCAATCGCTCCATATCGAAACTTTATCCTTTGGAGGTCCGAGAAGCTACAAAGGGTGACGTGTCCCGTCCACAGTCTGGACGAGATGCTGAAGTAGACGATTCTGATGCGGAAGTGTTGCTATCTCGGTTACCACGAGGTGCCGCAACGAAGGCACGAGACAAGATCAGAAGAATCGCCCATGATGAAGAATCAGAAGAAGACGATTAA
- the LOC141898928 gene encoding uncharacterized protein LOC141898928: MPVYDLFIGEKSTEIQLELLNKIPARFDDHYYSFSLSKDYETESRDEDSRRKKGSTSRRSCCVPYCTKSGYYHVEGHGVVSYFSFPSELGLRKQWLARIKRDEGDLFEITKNTFVCSQHFKKDDYRDVSSYSGRRYLKSTAIPSVFSCWEGEVTNWNPKKLRKPNKLVNLCDSRVQTTCTSVVPTEDTSEFAPTCEPISLFEDDGPDLLETTVTDNGMDLMSCSTTITHNDYTELLNRISNLELENEKLQSQVESLQSENRFTIDRLSVDNITFYIQVFQI; this comes from the exons ATGCCAGTGTATGACCTCTTTATCGGCGAGAAATCGACCGAGATTCAACTTGAACTACTTAACAAAATTCCGGCGAGGTTT gATGATCACTACTATTCATTTAGTTTATCGAAGGATTATGAAACCGAGAGCCGTGACGAAGATTCAAGGAGAAAGAAAGGTTCTACG agTCGGAGAAGCTGCTGCGTCCCTTATTGCACCAAATCCGGATATTATCATGTTGAAGGCCACGGTGTAGTTTCATATTTTAGTTTCCCATCAGAACTTGGGCTGAGAAAACAGTGGTTGGCCCGCATTAAACGTGATGAAGGAGACCTGTTTGAAATAACGAAAAACACATTTGTGTGCTCGCAGCATTTCAAAAAGGACGATTATCGTGATGTATCCAGTTATTCAGGACGTAGATATCTTAAGTCAACCGCCATTCCGTCTGTGTTTTCTTGTTGGGAAGGAGAAGTCACGAACTGGAACCCAAAAAAACTGAGGAAACCAAATAAACTTGTTAACTTATGTGATTCGCGCGTTCAaactacatgtacatcagTAGTTCCAACGGAGGATACTTCAGAATTTGCCCCCACGTGTGAGCCAATTTCTTTGTTCGAGGACGATGGACCGGATTTGCTTGAAACAACTGTTACTGATAATGGCATGGACTTGATGTCATGTAGTACTACAATAACTCATAATGATTACACAGAACTTTTAAACAGGATATCTAACCTTGAACTAGAAAATGAAAAGCTCCAGTCTCAGGTGGAAAGTTTGCAATCAGAAAACAGATTTACCATTGATAGACTTAGTGTTGATAATATAACATTCTATATACAGGTTTTCCAAATATAG